The Candidatus Methylomirabilota bacterium genome segment CCCTGCTGGCGGCCCACTTCCTCGGCGATGTCCGACACGTCCAGCAGGCCTTCCCGGTACAGCCACTCCTGCTGGACCCAGGCCGCGTCCACGGGCGCCTTGCTCTCCACGATCGACACCGTGCGGGGCACGGCCGATCCGCCCGCCGCGACGATCTCGTAGCTGAGCTTGATGCCGGTTTCCTGCTGGTATCGGGGTATCAGCACGTTCTTGAAGTGCTCGTCGAACTCCTTCACGTACGAGCTTTCGCGCATGAACGTGATCTGCGCGGGCTTGGCCCTGGCCTCGCGCGGGCGCCAGCCCGCGCCGACGGTGGCGCCGGTGGCGCCGGCCGCGGCGAGCTTCAGGAAATCGCGGCGCGACGTGGACCCACGAAAAGAATCGGAGCGAGCCATTTGTCCCTCCCCATCCCGCCGAACCCTGGTGGCGATGCGGCTCCCTTGGTCGATGCGCCCGAGGATTCGCCCGAAGAGGCGCCGTGTCAAGTGGCTTTCGGCCAGCTGCAAGACGAACTCCCGGGCGTGCCGAGGGGCCGTCCGGCGGAGACGCGCTCGGGTCAGGCGAAGAGCGCGCCGGCGGCCGTGTCCAGCATGCGCGTCCCGCGCACCTCCTGGTCGAACAGCGGGACGATCGCGCGGACGCCGTCGCCGAACTTCTCGCGGATCGTGACGAGGTGCTCGTCCTGCATGCCGATCCGGTTCCGCACGAACTCCGGCACGTCGCCGCCGAGCGCCTGGCGGTCGAGCACCATGTTCACGACCACGCCGCCGACCGGGATGCCGAACTCGTGGAACCAGCCGATGAACCGGCTGATGACGGCGATCGGCAGCGCCTCCGGCAGCGTCACGAAGAAGAACGCGGTCTTCGCGTCGTCGGTGAGCAGCCGCCGCGCCTGGCCCATGCGCTCGCGGAAGCCGAGCAGGTACTCGAGCAGCGGGTCGGCCTCCTTCTTCTTGGTGAACGAGAGCATCTCGCGCAGCGTCCGCGCCTCCTCGCGCGACTTAAGCATCTTGTCCACCCAGAGCGAGTAGACCTTGGACATGCCGAGGAGCCGGCGGGCGTTGGCGGTCGGCGCCGTGTCGAAAACGTACACGTCGTACTCGTTCTTCAGCATCAGGTCGACCATGTTCTCGAACATCGCCGACTCCTCGAACGCCGGGTTCATCGTGGCCGACTCGACGAAGTCGTCGGCCTTGGTCGAGATGTCGGCGAACTTCAGGAACCACTGGATCTTCTCGCGGATCTCCCGCTTCGAGCGCTCGATCGTGTCGCGCGTGTCGATCTCGTAAGCGAAGAGCCCGCCGACGCCGGTCACCGCCGTGTGACGCT includes the following:
- a CDS encoding ArsA family ATPase is translated as MNLVASQVPIRTSMAGYLAAHRELKYLFFGGKGGVGKTAMAGTTALWLARQGRRTLLASTNPVHSLSGLLGQNVAERHTAVTGVGGLFAYEIDTRDTIERSKREIREKIQWFLKFADISTKADDFVESATMNPAFEESAMFENMVDLMLKNEYDVYVFDTAPTANARRLLGMSKVYSLWVDKMLKSREEARTLREMLSFTKKKEADPLLEYLLGFRERMGQARRLLTDDAKTAFFFVTLPEALPIAVISRFIGWFHEFGIPVGGVVVNMVLDRQALGGDVPEFVRNRIGMQDEHLVTIREKFGDGVRAIVPLFDQEVRGTRMLDTAAGALFA